From the genome of Psychroserpens ponticola, one region includes:
- a CDS encoding phytoene desaturase family protein: protein MKKTVSIIGSGFSALAASCYLAKAGFSVTIFEKNKTIGGRARQLKKEGFTFDIGPTWYWMPDVFERFFSDFNKSPEDYYKLEKLNPAYSVYFGKDDYITIEDTIDKICAAFENEEKGSSKKLMKFINNAQDNYDVAIKDLVYRPGVSPFELVTPVTIKKINQFFSTIKKDVRKAFSNDRLAMILEFPVLFLGAKPDNTPSFYSFMNYADFGIGTFHPKKGMYQVILAMETLAKSLGVTIKTENPIDKIIVDNGKATGIIANNITYNSDIILSGADYHHTETLLDSNYVQYSETYWEKKTFAPSSLLFYVGFDKKLKNVNHHTLFFDVDFDVHAKDIYDTPKWPENPLFYASFPSITDSNAAPEGREAGIFLIPLAPGLEDTSELREQYFNKIINRFEMLTSQSVEKSIIFKESFCVNDFIQDYNSYKGNAYGMANTLLQTAFLRPKLKSKKVNNLYFTGQLTVPGPGVPPSLISGKLVAELIKKHHNNR, encoded by the coding sequence ATGAAAAAAACTGTTTCAATTATTGGTTCTGGATTTTCCGCTTTAGCAGCATCATGTTATTTAGCTAAAGCAGGTTTTAGTGTTACCATATTTGAAAAAAACAAAACTATTGGTGGTCGTGCTAGGCAACTAAAGAAAGAAGGGTTCACTTTTGATATTGGTCCAACATGGTATTGGATGCCTGATGTTTTTGAGCGCTTCTTTTCAGATTTTAATAAAAGCCCAGAAGACTATTATAAACTAGAAAAACTAAATCCAGCCTATAGCGTTTATTTCGGAAAAGATGATTACATCACTATTGAGGATACTATAGATAAAATTTGTGCCGCTTTTGAAAATGAAGAAAAAGGGAGTTCAAAAAAGCTCATGAAATTCATTAACAATGCACAAGATAATTATGATGTAGCAATAAAAGATTTAGTTTACAGACCTGGAGTTTCACCTTTCGAATTGGTAACACCTGTTACCATAAAAAAAATCAATCAGTTTTTTAGTACCATAAAAAAAGATGTCAGGAAAGCATTTAGCAATGATAGATTAGCTATGATTCTTGAATTCCCTGTACTTTTTCTTGGTGCTAAACCTGATAATACACCTTCATTTTATAGCTTTATGAATTATGCCGATTTTGGAATTGGAACATTTCATCCTAAAAAAGGCATGTATCAAGTTATTCTAGCTATGGAAACTTTAGCAAAGAGCTTAGGTGTGACTATTAAAACTGAAAATCCAATCGATAAGATCATCGTAGATAATGGAAAAGCTACTGGGATTATCGCAAATAACATAACATATAATAGCGATATTATTTTAAGTGGAGCAGATTATCATCATACTGAAACACTTTTAGATTCTAATTATGTGCAATATTCTGAAACATATTGGGAGAAAAAAACCTTTGCGCCTTCTTCCTTATTGTTTTATGTAGGCTTTGATAAAAAACTAAAAAATGTTAACCACCATACCTTATTTTTTGATGTAGATTTTGACGTTCATGCGAAAGATATTTATGATACACCGAAGTGGCCAGAAAATCCATTGTTTTATGCAAGTTTTCCTTCAATAACAGACAGCAATGCTGCTCCTGAAGGCAGAGAAGCTGGGATTTTCTTAATTCCATTAGCTCCAGGACTAGAAGATACTTCAGAATTAAGAGAACAATATTTTAACAAGATTATTAATCGATTTGAAATGCTCACTTCTCAAAGCGTTGAAAAAAGCATTATCTTTAAAGAGTCCTTTTGTGTTAATGATTTTATACAAGATTACAATTCCTATAAAGGTAATGCTTATGGAATGGCAAATACACTTTTACAAACCGCTTTTTTGAGACCAAAATTGAAAAGCAAAAAAGTGAACAATCTTTATTTTACAGGACAACTAACGGTTCCAGGACCAGGAGTTCCGCCTTCACTAATTTCAGGAAAGTTAGTCGCAGAACTTATTAAAAAACACCACAACAACAGATGA
- a CDS encoding lycopene cyclase family protein, with the protein MTESSHFDYIIIGNGLAGFQLALKLSEDSYFKNKQIALIDPSEKNTNDKTWSFWQKDTSQWSSIIHKSWKNASVITSKKKINLELNPYTYHAIKAIDFYNYAKTQLREKDNIHFITEKASSVKANETVLVSTDKNNYTALHIFDSRIPEEFSIKNNDNISIIQHFKGWIIKTDSECFDDTKITMMDYRLKDENQTTFMYVLPFSKTEALVEFTYFTENLVDQTIYDSYIKTYIKDYLQIDNYTMVETEVGQIPMTNYDFSKFNTNKVTKIGTGGGWVKGSTGYSFKHTEKKVAKIIENIKANKIPSHNLFKSKYKFYDKIFLKTLKDDNHKGEWIFEQFYSKNSVQTMFKFLDEDSTFLEDIKIMSSLFSWSFIKAFFKTL; encoded by the coding sequence ATGACTGAAAGTTCCCATTTCGATTATATCATCATTGGAAATGGTTTGGCTGGTTTTCAACTGGCTTTAAAATTGTCTGAAGATTCCTATTTTAAGAATAAGCAAATTGCTCTTATCGACCCTTCAGAAAAAAACACCAATGATAAAACGTGGAGTTTTTGGCAAAAGGATACTTCTCAATGGAGTTCTATCATTCATAAATCTTGGAAGAATGCATCTGTAATCACTTCTAAAAAGAAAATAAATTTAGAGTTAAACCCATATACTTATCATGCAATAAAAGCAATCGATTTTTATAATTATGCTAAAACTCAACTTAGAGAAAAAGATAACATTCATTTTATAACTGAAAAAGCATCTTCTGTTAAAGCTAATGAAACAGTTTTAGTGTCAACAGATAAAAACAATTACACAGCATTACATATTTTTGATAGTCGGATTCCCGAAGAATTCTCTATTAAGAATAACGATAATATTTCGATCATTCAGCATTTTAAAGGTTGGATTATAAAAACTGATAGTGAATGTTTTGATGACACGAAAATCACAATGATGGATTATCGTTTGAAAGATGAAAACCAAACCACATTTATGTATGTCTTGCCTTTTTCAAAAACCGAAGCCTTAGTAGAATTCACATATTTTACCGAAAACTTGGTCGATCAAACTATTTATGATTCCTACATTAAAACATATATCAAAGACTATTTACAAATAGACAACTACACTATGGTAGAAACTGAAGTTGGTCAAATTCCAATGACCAACTATGACTTCTCTAAATTTAACACCAACAAAGTAACCAAAATTGGAACAGGAGGTGGTTGGGTAAAAGGCTCAACAGGATATTCCTTCAAACATACTGAAAAGAAAGTCGCAAAAATAATAGAGAATATTAAAGCCAACAAAATACCTTCTCACAATTTATTTAAGAGTAAATATAAATTTTACGACAAAATTTTTCTAAAAACTCTTAAAGATGATAATCATAAAGGTGAATGGATTTTCGAGCAATTTTATAGCAAAAACTCCGTTCAAACCATGTTTAAATTTTTAGATGAAGACTCCACATTTTTAGAAGATATAAAAATCATGTCTTCGCTGTTCTCTTGGTCATTTATTAAAGCCTTTTTTAAAACGCTTTAA
- a CDS encoding MerR family transcriptional regulator, producing the protein MNNIKSTFSIKDLENLSGIKAHTIRIWEKRYNLLQPERTGTNIRYYSLSNLQKLLNISYLNNNGYKISKLATVKTSEIVELVREVAINDGTNNHVLTAFKLSMINFDQKLFYDTYSYLEKEKSFTDIFYDDFIPLLNQIGMLWQTDTITPAHEHFATTLIRQKILINTEILQSQNQVNSKKTFVLFLPDNEVHELGLMMINYKIIENGHQSIYLGQSVPTDSLKDILNYYDEITFISYFTVKPEKENIKNYIKVFSESILKNKLTKLWILGKQLDEIDLNSLPKQIVPFKTIKDLVKKL; encoded by the coding sequence ATGAACAACATAAAAAGTACGTTTAGTATAAAAGACCTAGAAAATCTGAGTGGTATCAAAGCACATACCATTAGAATTTGGGAAAAAAGATACAACTTACTACAGCCAGAAAGAACAGGTACAAATATTAGATATTACAGTTTGAGTAATCTTCAAAAACTGTTAAACATTAGCTATTTAAACAATAATGGCTATAAAATCTCAAAATTAGCAACTGTTAAAACTTCAGAAATCGTAGAATTAGTAAGAGAAGTCGCTATAAATGATGGTACAAATAACCATGTATTGACCGCCTTCAAACTTTCAATGATTAATTTTGATCAAAAGTTATTTTATGACACGTATTCATATTTAGAAAAAGAAAAATCATTCACAGATATTTTTTATGATGACTTTATTCCTTTACTAAATCAAATAGGAATGCTCTGGCAAACAGACACCATCACTCCTGCTCATGAACATTTTGCTACGACTTTAATTCGGCAAAAAATTCTTATAAATACTGAAATCCTTCAGTCTCAAAATCAAGTAAACTCTAAAAAGACGTTTGTTCTATTTTTACCTGATAATGAAGTCCATGAACTTGGACTTATGATGATAAACTATAAAATCATTGAAAACGGACATCAAAGTATTTATTTAGGTCAAAGTGTTCCAACCGATAGCCTAAAGGACATTTTAAATTACTATGACGAAATTACGTTTATATCTTATTTTACAGTAAAACCTGAAAAAGAAAATATTAAAAATTATATTAAAGTCTTTTCCGAAAGCATCCTTAAAAATAAACTTACCAAACTTTGGATATTAGGTAAACAGTTAGATGAAATTGATTTAAACTCACTACCTAAACAAATTGTTCCTTTTAAAACAATAAAAGATTTAGTTAAAAAACTATAA
- a CDS encoding Crp/Fnr family transcriptional regulator, with the protein MQSIWFFDDVNLFKVLCPHKFKAYKKEHDFDAYKKKDYIYFEEDSANKVYLIEKGKVKIGYYNDNGDEIVKAILSKGELFGEKAILGDNVRDEFAQSIDNATSICPIGVTTLHELMRDNQTFSFKIYKFIGFKFKKLERRLQLLLFKDTKTRLIEFLDELCSDYGYDCDKTGDHVIKHPYTQKDIASLIGTSRPTLNILLNELKEENYIDFNRKEIRILKKSA; encoded by the coding sequence ATGCAATCCATTTGGTTCTTTGATGATGTCAATCTATTTAAGGTGCTTTGTCCTCATAAATTCAAAGCCTATAAAAAAGAACATGATTTTGATGCTTATAAAAAGAAGGATTACATCTACTTTGAAGAGGATTCAGCTAACAAAGTCTATCTCATCGAAAAAGGTAAAGTAAAGATTGGTTATTACAACGACAATGGTGATGAAATTGTAAAAGCAATTTTATCGAAAGGAGAATTATTTGGTGAAAAGGCTATACTTGGTGATAATGTTAGAGATGAATTTGCGCAGTCTATTGATAATGCTACGTCTATTTGTCCAATAGGAGTAACCACATTGCATGAATTAATGCGTGATAATCAAACCTTCAGTTTTAAAATCTATAAGTTTATTGGATTTAAATTTAAAAAATTAGAACGCCGACTTCAACTGTTATTATTTAAAGATACTAAAACGCGATTAATCGAGTTTTTAGATGAGCTTTGTTCAGATTACGGCTATGATTGTGACAAAACAGGAGATCACGTTATTAAACATCCATACACTCAAAAAGATATCGCGTCTTTAATTGGTACTTCAAGACCAACACTTAATATTCTTCTAAACGAGCTTAAAGAAGAGAATTATATCGATTTCAACCGAAAAGAGATAAGAATTTTAAAAAAAAGTGCTTAG
- a CDS encoding TlpA family protein disulfide reductase has product MLDLKRIADYGNAFLYFVIMARSKKSKIYNLIFLIVIALLLIPQTRQPIQVFINKGITLIVKPSVIDHSERKILSSYDWELRGISETNFDFNSAKEKVVVINFWATWCPPCIAEMPSMEELYQNYKDNEDVVFLFVSNEEVSVIEKFMSKKEYSFNVYQSVTEHPKEFNVSSIPRTFVISKTGEIVIDKTGPADWNSDAVTNTIDELLKAF; this is encoded by the coding sequence ATGTTAGATTTGAAACGCATTGCCGACTATGGTAATGCGTTTCTTTATTTTGTTATTATGGCTAGATCTAAAAAATCAAAAATTTACAATCTCATATTTTTAATTGTAATTGCGTTGCTACTTATTCCGCAGACAAGACAACCAATTCAGGTGTTTATAAATAAAGGCATTACTTTAATTGTAAAACCTTCAGTAATTGATCACTCAGAACGAAAAATACTTTCCAGCTACGATTGGGAGCTTAGAGGTATTTCTGAAACTAATTTTGATTTTAATTCAGCTAAAGAAAAAGTGGTTGTCATAAACTTTTGGGCAACGTGGTGTCCACCATGTATTGCAGAAATGCCAAGTATGGAAGAACTTTATCAGAATTATAAAGACAATGAAGATGTCGTGTTTTTATTTGTATCAAATGAAGAGGTTTCAGTAATTGAAAAGTTTATGTCTAAAAAAGAGTATAGTTTTAATGTCTACCAATCAGTAACTGAACATCCTAAAGAATTTAATGTATCTTCAATTCCAAGAACATTCGTCATAAGTAAAACAGGAGAGATTGTAATTGATAAAACTGGTCCAGCAGATTGGAATAGTGACGCTGTAACCAATACGATTGATGAGTTGCTTAAAGCGTTTTAA
- a CDS encoding sterol desaturase family protein — protein MQTVLWILIFLGVFCTMEFMAWFTHKYVMHGFLWNLHKDHHKKDHNSWFERNDAFFIFYALVSMTCFYLWSYENMWFCLPIALGIMAYGATYFLVHDIFIHQRLKMFRNANNWYAKGVRRAHKMHHKHLGKADGECFGMLFVPFKYFKK, from the coding sequence ATGCAAACTGTATTGTGGATTCTTATTTTTTTAGGTGTCTTTTGCACTATGGAATTTATGGCTTGGTTTACTCATAAATACGTCATGCATGGATTTTTATGGAATTTACATAAAGATCATCACAAAAAAGATCACAACAGTTGGTTTGAACGAAATGATGCATTTTTTATTTTTTATGCTTTAGTCAGTATGACTTGTTTTTATTTATGGAGCTATGAAAACATGTGGTTTTGCTTACCAATCGCTCTTGGCATTATGGCCTATGGTGCAACTTACTTTTTAGTTCACGACATTTTTATTCATCAACGTTTAAAAATGTTTAGAAATGCTAATAATTGGTACGCAAAAGGTGTTAGACGTGCTCATAAAATGCATCATAAACACTTAGGAAAAGCTGATGGCGAATGCTTCGGAATGTTATTCGTACCTTTCAAATATTTCAAAAAATAA
- a CDS encoding aconitate hydratase yields the protein MAFDIDMIKKVYSNMAERVDAARDIVGKPLTLSEKILYSHLWDGTPNKAFTRGKDYVDFAPDRVACQDATAQMALLQFMQAGKTKVGVPTTVHCDHLIQAKNGATTDLQHAINTSNEVFNFLESVSNKYGIGFWKPGAGIIHQVVLENYAFPGGMMIGTDSHTVNAGGLGMVAIGVGGADAVDVMAGMAWELKFPKLIGVRLTGKLSGWTAPKDVILKVAGIVSAKGGTGAIVEYFGPGATAMSCTGKGTICNMGAEIGATTSTFGYDESMERYLRSTDRADVADAANQVKEYLTGDAEVYANPEDYFDQVIDINLSELGPLLNGPFTPDLSTEVGSAMGEKAKANDWPIKVEWGLIGSCTNSSYEDLSRASSVAQQAIDKGVKMKSELGINPGSEQVRFTADRDGILQIFEGLGAKIFTNACGPCIGQWARYDDPKNAPKNSIVHSFNRNFAKRADGNPNTHAFVASPELTAAIALAGRLDFNPMTDALINENGEEVMLDEPTGWELPPKGFEVKDNGYLAPMADGSGVQVTVASDSERLQLLTPFEPIGNDISGAKLLIKAFGKCTTDHISMAGPWLRFRGHLDNISNNCLIGAVNAYGKKTNFVKNQLTGDFGGVPDTARAYKTAGIKSIVVGDHNYGEGSSREHAAMEPRHLGVVAVIVKSFARIHETNLKKQGMLGLTFANESDYDLIQEDDTFNFLDLNEFAPGKQLTIEIVHADGNKDTIKVNHTYNQSQIDWYNEGSALNLIKKENAA from the coding sequence ATGGCATTTGATATAGACATGATTAAAAAGGTTTACTCAAATATGGCTGAGCGCGTTGATGCTGCTCGTGATATCGTTGGTAAACCACTTACACTTTCAGAAAAGATTTTATACTCACACCTTTGGGATGGAACACCAAATAAAGCATTCACAAGAGGTAAAGATTATGTAGATTTTGCTCCAGATAGAGTAGCATGTCAAGATGCAACAGCACAAATGGCTTTATTGCAATTTATGCAAGCTGGTAAAACTAAAGTAGGAGTTCCAACAACTGTGCATTGTGATCACTTGATTCAAGCAAAAAATGGTGCAACTACAGATTTGCAACACGCAATTAATACGAGTAATGAAGTCTTTAATTTCTTAGAGTCTGTCTCTAATAAGTACGGAATAGGTTTCTGGAAACCAGGAGCAGGTATTATTCACCAAGTAGTTTTAGAAAATTATGCATTTCCAGGAGGAATGATGATAGGAACAGATTCACATACAGTAAATGCTGGTGGATTAGGAATGGTTGCTATTGGAGTTGGTGGAGCGGACGCTGTAGATGTTATGGCAGGAATGGCTTGGGAATTGAAGTTTCCAAAACTAATTGGTGTTAGATTAACAGGAAAATTATCTGGTTGGACTGCACCTAAAGATGTAATTTTAAAAGTTGCTGGTATTGTTTCTGCAAAAGGAGGAACTGGAGCAATTGTAGAATATTTTGGTCCTGGTGCAACTGCAATGTCTTGTACTGGAAAAGGAACCATTTGTAATATGGGAGCCGAAATAGGAGCAACCACATCTACGTTTGGTTACGACGAATCTATGGAACGCTATTTGCGTTCTACAGATAGAGCTGATGTTGCTGATGCTGCAAATCAAGTTAAAGAGTATTTAACAGGTGATGCTGAAGTATATGCAAATCCTGAAGACTATTTTGATCAGGTTATTGATATTAATCTTTCTGAATTAGGACCTTTATTAAATGGGCCTTTTACTCCAGATTTATCTACTGAAGTCGGTTCTGCAATGGGAGAAAAAGCGAAAGCTAACGATTGGCCAATAAAAGTAGAATGGGGTTTAATTGGGTCTTGTACCAACTCCTCTTATGAAGATTTATCTCGTGCTTCTTCTGTTGCGCAACAAGCAATAGATAAAGGTGTGAAGATGAAATCTGAATTAGGAATTAATCCAGGTTCTGAACAAGTACGTTTTACTGCTGATCGCGATGGGATTCTTCAAATTTTTGAAGGATTAGGCGCTAAAATATTTACAAACGCATGTGGACCATGTATTGGTCAATGGGCTCGTTATGATGATCCTAAAAATGCACCTAAGAATAGTATAGTGCATTCGTTTAATAGAAATTTTGCCAAGCGTGCTGATGGAAATCCAAATACACATGCATTTGTGGCTTCACCAGAATTAACAGCTGCAATAGCACTTGCTGGTCGCCTAGACTTTAATCCAATGACTGATGCTCTAATCAATGAAAACGGAGAAGAAGTGATGTTAGATGAACCAACAGGATGGGAATTACCTCCTAAAGGTTTTGAAGTAAAAGATAATGGTTATTTAGCACCAATGGCTGATGGAAGTGGTGTTCAAGTTACTGTAGCTTCAGATTCTGAAAGACTACAATTATTAACGCCTTTTGAACCTATTGGAAACGATATTTCTGGCGCTAAATTATTAATAAAAGCGTTCGGTAAATGTACTACAGATCATATTTCTATGGCTGGACCTTGGTTACGATTTAGAGGACATTTAGATAATATTTCTAACAACTGTTTAATTGGCGCTGTTAATGCCTACGGAAAGAAAACAAACTTCGTTAAGAATCAATTAACTGGCGATTTTGGTGGTGTTCCAGATACTGCAAGAGCATATAAAACGGCAGGAATTAAATCTATAGTTGTAGGAGATCATAATTATGGTGAAGGCTCATCTCGTGAGCATGCTGCAATGGAACCTAGACATTTAGGTGTTGTTGCTGTCATCGTAAAATCTTTTGCACGTATCCATGAAACAAACCTTAAAAAACAAGGAATGTTAGGATTGACATTTGCTAATGAAAGTGATTACGATTTAATTCAAGAGGATGATACATTTAACTTCTTAGATTTAAATGAATTTGCTCCTGGGAAACAATTAACAATTGAAATTGTTCATGCAGATGGAAATAAAGACACTATTAAAGTCAATCATACGTATAATCAATCTCAAATTGATTGGTATAATGAAGGTTCTGCTTTAAACTTAATTAAAAAGGAAAATGCAGCTTAA
- a CDS encoding shikimate kinase, whose protein sequence is MMLILVGYMGSGKSIIGRELAKVLNYDYVDFDDFIEIQENASIKTIFETKGEIYFRKAESKYLDKIIKLKKTIVSLGGGTPCYGNNMERILDSNESTSIYLKANIPTLSKRLFDERCKRPLIAHINTIEQLNEFIGKHLFERAAFYERSNMSIKTDDKSVEEVVESILLQLF, encoded by the coding sequence ATGATGTTAATTTTAGTTGGATATATGGGGTCTGGAAAGTCTATTATTGGAAGGGAATTAGCGAAAGTTCTTAACTATGATTATGTGGACTTTGATGATTTTATTGAAATTCAAGAAAATGCATCAATTAAAACCATTTTTGAAACCAAAGGAGAAATATATTTTAGAAAGGCTGAAAGTAAATACTTAGACAAAATAATTAAGTTAAAAAAAACTATTGTTTCTCTTGGAGGAGGTACACCTTGTTATGGAAACAATATGGAACGAATTTTAGATTCTAATGAGTCTACTAGTATTTACCTAAAAGCAAATATCCCAACATTATCTAAAAGATTGTTTGATGAGAGGTGTAAAAGGCCATTAATTGCACATATAAATACAATTGAGCAACTAAATGAATTTATAGGGAAGCATTTATTTGAAAGAGCTGCTTTCTATGAAAGATCCAATATGAGTATCAAGACTGATGATAAATCGGTTGAAGAAGTAGTAGAATCTATACTATTACAATTATTCTAA
- a CDS encoding anti-sigma factor, whose translation MMIKKMFLAILALGFVATSCSSDDDNTSSAPTNSDLVLNLAGLEALGNDFVYEGWIIVDGAPVSTGTFTSVTFPQTFSVNTSDLNSATTFVLSIEPAVDLDPAPAATKILAGDFLGASANVNSDGIVGDFSASTGTYILATPTDTDDTNEESGVWFLDNSSGTGMTGLDLPVLTEGWKYEGWAVLEGTPISTGTFTDPAAADENAATSMFKGDAGNGPGYPGEDYLQNAPTGMTFPTDLRGATIVISVEPSPDNSPMPFTLKPLAHMVPATAMTHTAISMGMGPVATISGSVTRN comes from the coding sequence ATGATGATTAAAAAAATGTTTTTAGCAATTTTGGCACTAGGATTTGTAGCCACTTCATGCAGTAGTGATGACGATAACACAAGTAGTGCTCCAACAAATTCAGATTTAGTTTTGAACTTAGCAGGTTTAGAAGCTTTAGGTAATGATTTTGTTTACGAAGGATGGATTATTGTAGATGGAGCGCCAGTTTCTACAGGAACGTTTACCAGTGTGACGTTTCCTCAAACCTTTTCAGTCAATACTTCAGATTTAAATAGTGCAACAACCTTTGTACTTTCTATTGAACCAGCAGTTGATTTAGATCCAGCGCCAGCTGCAACAAAAATTTTAGCAGGTGATTTTTTAGGAGCTTCTGCTAATGTGAATTCTGATGGTATTGTTGGAGATTTTAGTGCTTCGACAGGAACTTATATTTTAGCAACTCCTACTGATACAGATGATACTAATGAAGAAAGTGGTGTTTGGTTTTTAGATAATTCAAGTGGAACAGGAATGACAGGATTAGATTTACCTGTGTTAACTGAAGGTTGGAAATACGAAGGTTGGGCAGTTTTAGAAGGCACTCCAATAAGTACAGGAACATTTACTGATCCTGCTGCTGCAGATGAAAATGCTGCAACTTCAATGTTTAAAGGTGATGCAGGAAATGGTCCTGGATACCCTGGAGAAGATTATTTACAAAATGCTCCAACAGGAATGACGTTTCCAACAGATTTAAGAGGTGCAACAATTGTGATTTCAGTTGAACCAAGCCCAGATAATAGTCCGATGCCATTTACCCTAAAACCTTTAGCTCATATGGTTCCTGCAACTGCAATGACACATACTGCTATTTCTATGGGAATGGGACCAGTAGCTACAATTTCAGGATCTGTAACTAGAAACTAA
- a CDS encoding phytoene/squalene synthase family protein, with protein MKAIFDTVSYQCSKVVTKSYSTSFSLATKMLASSIRQDIYNIYGFVRFADEIVDSFHDYDKELLFNKFTNDLELALEHKISLNPILNSFQETYHKYAIEKSMVDAFMKSMRLDLHKQNYLTDTEYKNYIYGSADVVGLMCLKVFVKGDQEKYDALKDSAMSLGSAFQKVNFLRDLKVDFEDLSRTYFPNTNLNHLDEDSKKTIIDDIERDFEKGLKGIKNLPIEAKFGVFMAYRYYSQLLKKLKKTPALDIKSTRIRVPNYKKFELLTRSYVKYQLNLL; from the coding sequence ATGAAAGCCATTTTTGATACCGTTTCTTACCAATGTAGTAAGGTTGTTACCAAATCTTACAGCACGTCATTTTCATTAGCAACAAAAATGCTGGCAAGTTCAATTCGCCAAGACATTTACAATATTTATGGATTTGTAAGATTTGCCGATGAAATTGTTGATAGTTTCCATGACTATGACAAAGAACTATTATTTAATAAGTTTACAAATGATTTAGAATTAGCGCTAGAACATAAAATTAGTCTGAACCCAATTTTAAATTCGTTTCAAGAAACCTATCATAAATATGCTATTGAAAAAAGTATGGTTGATGCATTTATGAAAAGTATGCGACTCGATTTACACAAACAAAATTACCTTACAGATACAGAATATAAAAACTATATTTATGGCTCTGCTGATGTGGTTGGATTAATGTGCCTGAAAGTGTTTGTTAAAGGTGATCAAGAAAAATATGATGCTCTTAAAGATTCTGCAATGAGCTTAGGTTCTGCTTTTCAGAAAGTAAATTTCTTAAGAGATTTGAAAGTTGATTTTGAAGATTTAAGTAGAACTTATTTTCCAAATACAAATCTTAATCATTTAGATGAAGATTCTAAAAAAACAATTATAGATGACATAGAGCGTGATTTTGAAAAAGGCCTTAAAGGCATCAAAAACTTACCTATAGAAGCTAAATTTGGTGTATTTATGGCGTATAGATATTATAGTCAGTTGCTGAAAAAATTAAAGAAAACTCCAGCTTTAGATATAAAATCGACAAGAATTAGAGTACCAAACTACAAGAAGTTTGAGTTACTTACCAGAAGCTATGTCAAATATCAATTAAATCTATTATAA
- a CDS encoding phosphoribosyltransferase family protein: MSITKNIILNHQEIQHKIRRIAYQIYESNVYEEDIILAGIESNGYILAKKLKQNLEKISNLKPILCKVQIDKKNPQAPIMTSLNQDEYINKSIVLVDDVLNSGSTLIYGVKHFLDVPLKQFKTAVLVNRNHKKYPVKADFKGISLSTSLNEHIEIILSGKTHKAYLE, from the coding sequence ATGAGCATTACTAAAAATATAATTCTCAATCATCAGGAAATACAGCATAAAATAAGACGTATTGCTTATCAAATTTATGAAAGCAATGTGTACGAAGAAGATATCATTTTAGCTGGAATTGAAAGTAATGGCTATATATTAGCAAAAAAACTCAAACAAAACCTTGAGAAAATTTCAAATTTAAAACCGATTCTATGTAAAGTCCAGATTGATAAAAAAAATCCGCAGGCTCCAATAATGACATCTTTAAATCAAGATGAATACATCAATAAGTCAATAGTTCTTGTTGACGATGTTCTAAATTCTGGCAGTACATTAATATATGGTGTAAAACACTTTTTAGATGTCCCACTTAAGCAATTTAAAACTGCAGTTCTTGTTAATAGAAATCATAAAAAATATCCTGTAAAAGCAGATTTTAAAGGCATATCACTATCTACTTCCCTTAACGAACATATAGAGATTATTCTATCAGGAAAAACACATAAAGCATATTTAGAATAA